The Corvus hawaiiensis isolate bCorHaw1 chromosome 2, bCorHaw1.pri.cur, whole genome shotgun sequence genome includes a window with the following:
- the SLC19A2 gene encoding thiamine transporter 1: MADSHGGRPAQRSARAAGGGACCWALPTALLCAYGFFCSVRPSEPFLTRYLLGPPKNLSETQVFNEIYPVWTYSYLALLFPVFLATDYLRYKPVVLLQGLSLLVTWFMLLYAQGLWAIQFLEFFYGMGTATDIAYYSYIYSVVDINLYQKVTSYCRSATLVGYTVGSVSGQILVSVAGWSLFSLNVISLTSISIAFGTAWFLPMPQKSLFFHHLSSQRLSCEMKVMDCKNGAVVQDHPDVQRAPGWEDEAKVPLNGEGHSAEKQKQKVDIVKVLKDLWRDLLQCYSSRTMLCWSVWWALSTCGYFQVINYAQGLWEMVLPSHSADIYNGAVEAASTLLGAVAVVVVGHIKTSWAMWGEVALALFSFLIAAAVYVMDTVRNIWVCYASYVVFRIIYMMLITIATFQIATNLSVERYALVFGVNTFIALALQTLLTLIVVDASGLGLGIFTQFMIYASYFAAISLVFLVSGICSIVRAYRRREQMQSGSPESQ, from the exons atGGCGGACTCGCACGGGGGGCGGCCGGCGCAGCGCTCCGCCCGGGCTGCCGGCGGCGGCGCGTGCTGCTGGGCGCTGCCCACGGCGCTGCTCTGCGCCTACGGCTTCTTCTGCAGCGTGCGGCCGTCGGAGCCCTTCCTCACCCGGTACCTGCTGGGGCCGCCCAAGAACCTCTCCGAGACCCAG GTGTTCAACGAGATTTACCCGGTGTGGACTTACTCCTACCTGGCGCTGCTGTTCCCCGTGTTCCTGGCCACGGACTACCTGCGGTACAAGCCTGTGGTCCTGCTGCAGGGCCTGAGCCTCCTCGTCACCTGGTTCATGCTGCTGTACGCCCAGGGGCTGTGGGCCATCCAGTTCCTTGAGTTCTTCTACGGGATGGGGACTGCCACCGACATCGCCTATTATTCCTACATCTACAGTGTCGTCGATATCAATCTGTACCAAAAGGTTACCAGCTACTGCCGAAGTGCCACCCTGGTGGGCTACACAGTGGGCTCGGTGTCTGGGCAGATCCTTGTGTCAGTAGCGGGATGGTCCCTTTTCAGCTTGAATGTTATCTCCTTAACCAGCATATCCATTGCCTTTGGCACGGCGTGGTTCCTGCCCATGCCacaaaaaagccttttctttcacCACCTTTCAAGTCAGCGGCTTAGCTGTGAAATGAAGGTCATGGACTGTAAAAATGGAGCAGTTGTCCAAGATCATCCCGATGTGCAGAGGGCACCTGGCTGGGAGGATGAGGCAAAAGTTCCCTTAAATGGGGAGGGTCATTCAGCAGAGAAACAG AAACAGAAAGTAGATATCGTAAAGGTGCTCAAGGATCTCTGGCGGGACTTGCTGCAGTGCTACTCCTCCAGGACCATGCTCTGCTGGTCTGTGTGGTGGGCACTGTCCACCTGTGGCTACTTTCAGGTCATCAACTACGCTCAGGGCCTGTGGGAGATGGTGCTTCCTTCTCACAGCGCGGACATCTACAATGGTGCTGTGGAGGCAGCTTCGACGCTCCTAG GAGCTGTTGCAGTTGTTGTTGTGGGTCACATAAAAACATCCTGGGCAATGTGGGGTGAGGTGGCACTTGCCCTGTTCTCCTTTcttattgctgctgctgtgtatGTCATGGACACTGTTCGTAACATCTGGGTGTGCTATGCATCCTATGTCGTCTTCAGAATTATCTACATGATGCTAATCACAATAGCAAC GTTCCAGATTGCTACAAATCTCAGTGTGGAGCGGTATGCGCTGGTGTTTGGGGTCAATACTTTCATTGCGTTAGCACTTCAGACTCTGCTCACTTTGATTGTTGTGGATGCCAGTGGGCTTGGCTTGGGCATCTTCACCCAG TTCATGATTTACGCCTCTTACTTTGCGGCCATCTCGCTGGTGTTCTTGGTCAGCGGCATCTGCAGTATTGTGAGAGCTTACAGGAGGCGAGAGCAGATGCAAAGCGGATCACCTGAAAGCCAATAG